The DNA sequence GGCGGGAGCGGAGGCGATCCTGCCGCTGAAGCGTGGCTCGGACGGCGCGCTGGGTGTGGCGGCTCCGGCGGGCGGTGGCGGTGCGCAGATCGTCTTCAACGTGACGGCCACCGATGCGGTGAGTTTTAGAAAAAGCGAAGGCCAGATCGCCGCCATGCTGGCGCGGAGCGTCGGGCGCGGCCAGCGCGGTTTGTGACCATCGACCTTTCAACACAGCAAAAAGATTCGTGGAACAACGACATGGCGGCATTTCATGAAGTGCGGTTTCCGCTGAGGCTGGCGCTCGGTGTGAGCGGTGGGCCGGTGCGGCGGACCGATATCGTCAATCTTTCCAATGGCCGGGAGAGCCGCAACCAGCGCTGGAAGAATGCGCGGCGCGCTTATGACGCCGGGTCCGGCATCCGTTCGGTGGCCGATCTTTACGAGGTGCTCGCCTTTTTTGAGGCGCGGCGCGGTGAGCTTTATGGTTTCCGCTTTCGTGATCCCGTCGATTGCAAATCCTGCCCGCCAGGCGGGACACCCGCCGCCACAGATCAGAGGATCGGCACCGGTGACGGCGCAACGGCGCAGTTTCAGCTGGTGAAAACCTATGCCGATGCCGGCGGCGCCTTCATCAGGCGGGTGGAAAAGCCGGTCGAAGGGTCTGTCTTCGTTTCGGTCGAGGGCGTGCGTGTCCCGCCATCAGATGTGTCGGTGGATCATGTAACCGGCACGGTGACGTTTCGCGCCGGCAAGCTTCCATCCGCCGGTGCGGCGATCCGTGCTGGTTTCGAATTCGACGTCCCGGTGCGCTTTGCGATCGATCGCATCGACGTCAATCTCACCGCCTTCGAGGCGGGCCGCATTCCCTCCATTCCATTGATGGAAATCCTGCCATGAAGACCGTTCCTCCCGCCCTTGCCACGCATCTGCTGGGCGATGCCACCACCACCTGCCATTGCTGGAAGGTGACGCTGAAGGATGGCGTCGTGATCGGCTTTACCGACCACGATGAGACGCTCTCCTTTGCCGGAACGGCCTATCTGGCCGCCAGCGGTTTCGGGGCGAGCGACAGCGACAGCGAAACCGGGCTGGGCGCGAGCACCGGCGAGGTGGCCGGCGGTTTTTCCAGCGAGGCGATTTCGGAAGATGATCTCGCCACAGGCCGTTTCGATGGCGCGAGAGTGGAGCTTTTTCTCGTCAACTGGCAGGTGCCGGATGAGCATGTGCTGCTGTCCATCCGCGAAATCGGCGAAGTGACGCGGGCCGGCGGGGCGTTTCGCGCCGAACTGCGCAGCCTTGCCCATCGCCTCGGCCAGCCGCAGGGCCGGGTTTATGGGCGGGGTTGCGATGCCGCACTTGGTGACCGGCGCTGCGGCGTCGATCTTTCGCGGTTTACCGGCAATGGCAGCGTGGCGGCGGTGGATGCGGCGGACAATCTGCTGGTCTTCGGGCTTGACGCTTTCACTGACGGTTTTTTCAGTCGGGGAAAGTTGCGGTTTAAAAGCGGTACACTCGCCGGCAAAGGTTTTGATCTCGACGTCCACGCGCGGCGCGACGGCGGTACGCTTCTGTCCTTCTGGCTTTCGCCGGAACGGATGCCATTGCCGGGAGACGGCTTTTCCATCACCGCCGGCTGCGACAAGAGTTTCGGCACGTGCAGGGCAAAATTCGCCAATCATCTGAATTTCAGGGGCTTTCCGCACCTGCCGGGGGCGGATTTCGCCTATTCTTACGCGAGCGGCGGCCAGACCCATGATGGAACGGCACTGTTTCCATGAATGACACCGGAGGAAAAGTGCTGGCGGTGGCGCAGGGCTGGATCGGCACGCCCTACCGGCATCAGGCCTCGTTAAAGGGTGTCGGCTGCGATTGCTTGGGCCTCGTCCGTGGCATCTGGCGTGAACTTTACGGCGCGGAGCCGGAATTGCTGCCGCCCTATGCGCCCGATTGGGCCGAGCGCGCCGGTGAAGACCGGCTGATGGGCGCGGCAAAGCGCCACTTTCTTCCGCTGCCGGGCATGGAACAGGCGCAGCCGGGCGACCTGCTGCTGTTTCGCTGGCGGGCCGATGCGCCGGCGAAACATCTCGGCATCCTCGCC is a window from the Agrobacterium tumefaciens genome containing:
- a CDS encoding TIGR02217 family protein, coding for MAAFHEVRFPLRLALGVSGGPVRRTDIVNLSNGRESRNQRWKNARRAYDAGSGIRSVADLYEVLAFFEARRGELYGFRFRDPVDCKSCPPGGTPAATDQRIGTGDGATAQFQLVKTYADAGGAFIRRVEKPVEGSVFVSVEGVRVPPSDVSVDHVTGTVTFRAGKLPSAGAAIRAGFEFDVPVRFAIDRIDVNLTAFEAGRIPSIPLMEILP
- a CDS encoding DUF2163 domain-containing protein; the encoded protein is MKTVPPALATHLLGDATTTCHCWKVTLKDGVVIGFTDHDETLSFAGTAYLAASGFGASDSDSETGLGASTGEVAGGFSSEAISEDDLATGRFDGARVELFLVNWQVPDEHVLLSIREIGEVTRAGGAFRAELRSLAHRLGQPQGRVYGRGCDAALGDRRCGVDLSRFTGNGSVAAVDAADNLLVFGLDAFTDGFFSRGKLRFKSGTLAGKGFDLDVHARRDGGTLLSFWLSPERMPLPGDGFSITAGCDKSFGTCRAKFANHLNFRGFPHLPGADFAYSYASGGQTHDGTALFP
- a CDS encoding NlpC/P60 family protein, which codes for MNDTGGKVLAVAQGWIGTPYRHQASLKGVGCDCLGLVRGIWRELYGAEPELLPPYAPDWAERAGEDRLMGAAKRHFLPLPGMEQAQPGDLLLFRWRADAPAKHLGILAGPQHFIHAYEQAAVVCSALVPGWKRRIAGTFRFPDL